The segment aacattttctattCAGCACCCTTTAGACAATTAAGTGGTTCTCAGCCAGGGACCCTCAAAAAAATTGCAAGTGGGTAGTAggatgatttaaaataatttaaatgaatatattataattattaataaaattattaaaatgtatgaataacTTAAgtagaaaaaaagattaaaagcttTTATAGCAGGTAATTGCAGTCTcaaatgtatacacacacacacacacacttatataaatatattctctaAATCAGTAGTAGACTGGATAGTGAAATCTGGTTTGGTGACCCATGGACATTCAGAGACTGCAGATGCCATATGTATGATCACAAGCCTTTATCAAAAAGcatttttagcttttttaaatggaatttaaTGTTTTAGTTGGCAAACACCCACTTCATCTCAACTCAGCAAGCAAACAGACTTTTTTCAAGCTCATCACAAGATCCTCACATTTCAGACATTGGATTTCCACCACAATAAGACAGATTGTTGGGAACTGATAGATGGCTGATTTCCAGGCAACTTAAAGGTCATTATCAAAAGCCTATTGTGAGGAATTGCAAGCATTGATTTCGAGTTCTTTGTTTAGTTATTTTGGTGTAAATGTCTCAAATGTCATTGATAACCAACTTAAtgacatttgtacattttatgtgCTTACAGTGATAAAAGCCAAAAGTAATATCCGAAACACTGTGCTAAAtggattattcatattttaagtttatatttaaGCAGTGGTGGAACTGTGTCCAATTGTAACTTGTTGGGCACAAATAATATGcaagaaacatgaaaataaaattcaagaaaAGAAGCACGGACTCAACAGGGGTTTCAGACTGTAATCATTTAAGGCATCATCAATGCTGTACTTCAGAAACAATGCATACTGTAGTCACAAAAAGCCAAAACAGCCAAcagaatataaaaatgcaatatttatcTATATTGGTAATTAAAGACTTTAATAAATAGAGTATTAGGAGAGAAAGCAATACATAccagtagtttaaaaaaaaatcaaaaggggGGGAAACGTTAGATATTGAGGTCTCAAACCTGCATAATCGCTGTTACAGCTTAATAATTAGATATCAAACTTAAtatgttaaaagaaaaacagGGAACATTTTCAACAGGGCATCTCCAGGGGTATTATAGCCCTGAGCTGACCTGCTCGTCATAACCCTTATCCCAATTCCCTATATAAGAAAAATAGCTATTAATAGCCCTGTCACAGATATCCCCATTCCCAAAAGTTTTCTGTGCTCTCATTTGCAGACTTCACTTGTTTCCAGGTAACCAAAACATAACTTGAAGATATTGTATATGTGCTCTACCATCCAGACCCAGCGGATTTGAGTTTTGAAGACCCTGCGATGATTTATTTCCGGACAGCAAAGCCAAGCCTCGGTCAGATGTCCGAAGTGTCAGAGTTCAAGGGGCTCAGTGGCACAGGAGTGGCTCAGAGGGTCATGTGATCAGAGACTTGTTCAAGAGAGCATCCATCTGGATCATGTGTCTAAGAAACAGAAATGAGAAAAGTGTGCTGTggtcacaagaaaaaaaaaacattttacatttttaagtgctTCTGGGTGTCATCCGCCTCTGGTTATGTTATCTGTAAAAAACATGTTGTTATtctgttagttttttttatttattttggtaaccaaatagttgctggtagccattgacttttgaAACCAATGGCGaccagaaattctttggttaacaacaatcttcaaaatatattttgtgttcaacagaataaagaaatCAGGTTTCGAACAACACACCGTTTTGTAGCCCACAAACCATACCTTTTACGGcactttatttttctatatttatctATAGCAGCTAACTATAGCAGCAAAGTCttacacattcacagaaaatagcttTCTTTCatattgaaaaataaggtggagaACATATCTATAGCATTATGATACTACCCATTGTCTTTGGAATTTAACTTCCAAATATATGACGTTTAACTAAAGATCATCTTCAATCAACCAAAATCTTTATAAGGCTATAAAAATTGTTTGCATAAAGACACCACTGAAATGGCACATCTAGGTCATTCTAAAGTTCTCCAGAACACCATTTCCTGTTTTGCGAGATCACTTTCCATTCAGGATGTTCAGTTTTCCTATTTATTCACAAGGATTGGCCCTGTTCTCATGCGTCTGACTGCTAGTCCAGAGAGCGCAGTCTCTTCATGCTTCATCTCACTGGTATTGGGATTAAGCGGTTTTATTCTTCACACCACATTCTTGGTGCAATCCAATGATAACAGAAATGAGTCAGCCTGAGAGCTGCCGTcatcaatttataaaatatctatctcacacacacacttttatgtaAAGATATTTCAATGTTTGTATCTTGAAAAGTCAAGCATCAAGCACTCAATAAGAATGCTGTACTAGAAAAcctgaatctgttttttttttttttttttttacacacacggACTTGCACTCTCATACCTGGACTGCAAGTAAGGCCAGGATTCTCACTGCACAATGCAGGCATTGCAGCACTGCTCTTGCTTCTCGGGCAAAGTGGTGTAGTTCATCTGCCTCACAATCTCAGCGAACAGCTCATCAACCATGCTCTTGCTCTTGGCTGAGGTCTCTATGAAGGGGCAGCCCCACTCTTGTGCGAGGGCACGTCCGTCAGAACCCGCCACCTCCCTCTCTGACTCCAGGTCCACCTTATTCCCCACCAAGATCAGAGGCACCTTCTCGAAGCGCTTCACACGAACGATCTGGTCCCGCATTGGTCTGATGTCCTGCGGAGCCCAGTCAGAGATAAGAATGTTTGTTTAAGATAAAACAGTTTAAGACTCCAAATAAGTCAGTTTGTGGAGAAATGAACACTCCTAAAGTTGAAAATGAAATGGAAGAGATGACGGATCCATATTTTGACGTGCATCCAAGTGAAATGGattaacaaattaaaacattGGGCAGGGCCTTGGTTCTGTGCATCACTTGTTGATTGGAATCTGAGGCTCACAAGTGAAGGCAAGGAGCGGGTTTAAGCTGACTAAATAATGGGACTgattaaaccatttttaaaaatgaaacatgaaCAGATGAATAGAAGGCTTGTTAACAAATAATCATattgttgtttaaatgttttgtattaGGATCCCTTCCAGTGCTGTTGTTCtcaatatgtttttctttttctgatttttttccttttttgattaaaacacttttcttgTGACCATAAGCAATACAACATATTATATAGTACCTCATGTGAACAACCTACGTACATGCATTGCTTATGGCTGATAATGGACATTGCGGGAAAAAAGGGTGGGACAATAAAGAGAAGTTGAAATATCAcacataaaatgataaaaagtggGTGTGTGAGATCACAATGGTTGGGAAAAGTGTATTTGAATGTACGTTTTAACCTGTTGCATATATGTCATAAGCAACTTTTAAAAGAGACAATTTAAGATTTTCTGTCATTTTCAGTTTGGCTGAGAAGGCTAAAGTTTGGTGTGCTACTAAATCACAGGAGTTCCCTTGCTGGAGTGATTTTCTGACCTCGCTTGTGGTAATATGATAATAGTGGTAAGGATGTCCTAATTCAAACTTCAAAAGTCTATTGTTTGTACTTGTATAGCCAGACGTGGGATGCAATACTCACCTGAAATGACTGCTGATTGACAAGGCTGTAAACTAAAATAAAGCCTTGGCCGTTTTTGATGTACAGATCTCGCATGGACGCGAACTGCTCGGTCCCAGCGGTGTCTAGGATCTCCAGCACCGAGGGGGACGAATCCACTTCGATCTCCTTCCTATAAAAGTCCTCAATGGTCGGGTCATATTTCTCTATGAATGTCCCGGTCACAAACTGGACCGTGAGTGCGGATTTGCCCACGCCGCCGCTGCCCAACACAACCACCTTATACTCCTTCATTTGCTCTGGTACAGGATTAAGCTACAGCTAACTTTATCTGCTCGGCAACGgccataaaaaaacataaaaataccacAGCACTCCTTATTGAAGAGCtttatgacaaaaacaacaacggAGAAACACTTTTATCGGGTTCGAGGGAACCAAAGCCCACAGATTCAACAGAGGACGAGTGTTTTCTCTGCGTGAATGTCTAGCTAAATCCACAACGCCCCTCCATTTGCACTCTATCGCCATTGGGATCCGTTCATCCTAGAGTTTGTTAGCCACAGAGGCGATGTAAAACACAAGTATAGTGTGCAGTCGTGTCCATGTTTGGCGTCCGTGTGAATGGAGCGCTACATGACTAGCTTTAGCTGGCTAGTGCTTCTCAAAGAGAGCGAGGCTGCACTATACAAACGGCCTTTTTCCTGTTTTAATACCGCTTCTGAGCGACGAATATAATCACCGGGATCAGGTTTCTTGCTCTGAGATCCTTAACTCATACACGCCATCTCTGAATCCAGCATTGCTTTCCTTTCTTGTGTCTGTTTTCCCCGGCCCGCCTCTGCATATCGGCCccagacagcagcagcagcggcccCGTAGCGAAGCTCCTCTTTCACTCTAGCGTTAACTAACTGTTCGAATGAATCTCGGATCTGTCATTGAATCGGTTGAATTGATTCACGGATTAAGTGAATCGGACTGAAATGGGTCCAAGGGTTCTCGGGTCAGTTTAAACGGAATCCGTCTATTTCGAACATGTTTAATTTGAAAGAGCATTTGGAGGCAAGGATTTTATTGGCGTTAAGTTAATAGCCAATTAGCAGAaacgtaaaaagaaaaaaatcgcaAGGACATAAGTTTAGGACTTGATAGTATGGCAGTTTTATTAACAATTAATTGGTTTTACTAACTAATATTTTCCAACAGATATTAAATAGTAATGTTAGTACTGATTAATGTTATCTTTTAAATGACTTTGATTAATATCCTTAATAATGGCTGTAACAAACTCCAATGACACGCATGAAAGAAATTGAAACGAACTgttcgaaagaaccgattcgcggAAATGATGGCGGCCCCGCAGAGGAGCTCCTTTTTCTCACAAGCCTCAAACCTGACCAATAAACATCCGCCGGAAATTCCATCACCAttacaaaaattttaaatttacCCACCGTCATCTGAAGGGAAATTAGTGGCAAAAACTTCTCCAATCTTTGCCAACTACTGGAATCTAATTACTGCATAtgacataaaataattgaaataacttATAATAATACTGCTTTTTTATGTTATTCTTGTTCTTTAATCACCCTTTTTCATATAAAACCCtccaaattattttatatatttaaacactGAAACAATATTTACAGACAGATAAAGTACAACTAAGTATTTTAGAATCTGaggtctaatatatatatatatatatatatatatataggcctcaGATTATAAAATACTCCGCTGTACTTTATCTGTCTGTAAATGCTGTTTCAGTGTTTTTATATGAAAagagcaagtttatttatatagcacatttagtacacaatggtaattcaaagtgctttacataaaagaaagtaaaataatcatgaataaaaataataaaaataaaaacaagcaattttaaaactttggaaattatttaaaaattgacttatttaaaatgaatttaaaacagttaaaaatagaaaatgattttatataaaatacagtgcaatcagttgggaaattgcacagtgctcatttaataaatgcacagctaaacagatgagttttgagtctagatttaaatgtaactaatgttttagcacatctgatcttttatggaagctgattccaactgcggcatagtaactaaaggcggactccccttgttttgtgtgaacccttggtatttctaactgactcaatcctaGTGATCttagtgctctgttaggtttatatgcagtgagcatatctgcaatatattttggtcctaggtcatttagtgacttataaacaagtactttaaaatcaatcctaaatgtaactgtgagccagtgtaaggacctgaggactggtgtgatatgctcagattttctcttggctggaaacaaaacatctaattcttgcaatgttttttagaagatagtatgctgatttatttACTGCTTTGATATGACTACTGAAaataaggtctgtctccagaatcacaccaagattcctgacttgatttttagttgtttaacccctagagtcaaggtatgcattcaccttgaaaacttcatctttgtgtcCAAATGCAATAAGTTTTTTCCTTGttaaactgaagaaagttctggcacatccaactattaatttcatcaatacatGTTGTAGtaatttggagataaggctatgtaaatctgggtatcatcagtatagctgtgataggcaatttggttctttctcattatttgacttagtgggagcatatacaggctaaacaagagtggttcaagaattgagccttgtgggactccgcatgtcatggatgtccacttagacttatgctctcctagactcacataatagcctctcccttctaagtatgacctgaaccactTGAGttccatcccagaaagcccgacccagttttccagcctctctagtagtatgttatgatcgacagtgtcaaacgcagcactgagatctagtaataccagcactgatattttgccagagtcagaatttaagcgaatatcatttattatcttaatgagtgctgtctctgtgctgtgatgcggtcgaaaaccagattgaaaattgtccaggtatccatttgagtttaagtatttgttcagctgattaaaaactaccttttctataattttgcctataaaaggaagattagatattggtctataattgctcaaaatagtgttatcaagattgctctttttcaggaggggctttacaactgcagttttcagggagtttgaaaatgtcccagaaagaagtgaggcgttcaccacttctaagagatctgcttctaaacagttaagcactttttgaaaaaaagatgtgggaagtgtgtcaagatggcaggttgacgattttaggtgctgcactatttcttccaaaattttgctatcaattgctttaaaagtagacatagtatctttttgatattgtggccaaatctgtctgacctGCATTGCTTGAGGATGTgccaatcgccttcctgatattgatgatcttctagGAAAAggaggaagcaaactcattgcatttgctgtctgggaatctgacttgggggggagggggggttgtcagtctctcaaAAGTGGCAAAAAGAGaatgagtgttgtttaagttactgtttaagGTTTGAGGAgtaattctgtctagctgtggctattttcacattaaaagcatgaaggctgtcttttaaGATGCTATAGAGAATTTCAAGTTTCGCCTTACACCACATCCACTCAGcttttcagcattgtcttttcatagtctgaactgctgttgatcttctccaaaatgatttctgtctgtttgtatacatacatacatatatataattggcCATTTAAAACATGTAATTGTGAAGTGGTCAAAGAGCTGTCT is part of the Carassius carassius chromosome 33, fCarCar2.1, whole genome shotgun sequence genome and harbors:
- the LOC132113585 gene encoding ras-related protein Rap-2c-like — encoded protein: MKEYKVVVLGSGGVGKSALTVQFVTGTFIEKYDPTIEDFYRKEIEVDSSPSVLEILDTAGTEQFASMRDLYIKNGQGFILVYSLVNQQSFQDIRPMRDQIVRVKRFEKVPLILVGNKVDLESEREVAGSDGRALAQEWGCPFIETSAKSKSMVDELFAEIVRQMNYTTLPEKQEQCCNACIVQ